A single Amphiura filiformis chromosome 19, Afil_fr2py, whole genome shotgun sequence DNA region contains:
- the LOC140141361 gene encoding prefoldin subunit 3-like, with protein MHSTMATNNAEQQVKSVKSPGIPEAVFLEDVDKFMKEPANGSAEAVLRRLDEQHQKYKFMEMNLMHKKRRLKSQLPDIKSTLDIVNHMQSKQGSEEPLQTQFLLSDQVYAKASIPPTKRVCLWLGANVMLEYTVDDAKALLEKNLNAATNSLQQVETDLDFIRDQYTTTEVNMARVYNYDVKRRQAGTSSS; from the exons ATGCATTCAACGATGGCGACCAACAATGCAGAGCAGCAAGTGAAGTCGGTGAAAAGTCCTGGAATACCAGAGGCTGTATTCCTT GAAGATGTAGATAAATTTATGAAGGAGCCAGCTAATGGATCGGCAGAAGCAGTGTTACGTAGACTTGATGAACAGCATCAGAAATATAAATTTATGGAAATGAATCTAATGCACAAGAAAAGGAG GTTGAAGTCTCAGCTACCAGACATCAAGAGTACACTAGATATAGTCAACCATATGCAAAGTAAACAA GGATCTGAGGAGCCATTACAGACCCAATTTCTTCTTTCTGATCAAGTGTACGCCAAAGCCTCCATCCCACCAACCAAAAGGGTGTGTTTATGGCTTGGG gcTAATGTAATGTTAGAATACACTGTAGATGATGCTAAAGCCTTACTAGAAAAAAACCTGAATGCAGCTACTAACAGCTTACAACAGGTTGAAACAGATCTGGATTTCATCAGGGATCAGTACACCACCACTGAAGTCA ACATGGCACGAGTTTACAACTATGATGTAAAAAGGAGGCAAGCAGGGACATCATCGTCATAG